The following are encoded in a window of Impatiens glandulifera chromosome 5, dImpGla2.1, whole genome shotgun sequence genomic DNA:
- the LOC124937550 gene encoding protein RDM16 isoform X1: protein MDTKSSRKSRDDRDREKDFSEDRDRDHKHRSSRHKSFKDDNDDKERHRSKYDKHRDDDGGGDRRRTREHSSERERFRDGKMDMEDNRERQSDRRDKRERSHEPRNDRGKREKSYEKDNKSDRDKREKSYEREGSRDRVYKEELVVDRRHSKRKDRNENESSADFNEKRVKISDEGKDRKEKRRFADRDDDGGNESNGLERKEVKKIEDGVDSESKPIEQKKERRKFGERVEKKEIDGEEYDNHAFNEKTVKQEFSPATTDRTASNGSGSIAKDIETRNLPGTLNSSPTKVSSISTTNESKGVSVTRSHEVHGKSSTDGTSTARKGGNFSLDALAKAKRALQMQKELAEKLKKLPLASKTIGQKAGLKEETKNSTDSGIFPASADSTTAVHSVSLPSGGMTPFVGLTAPKVEAVKRAQELAAKMGFRQDPQFAPLINMFPGQQMPAEVTFQPKPAKAPVLRLDALGREVDEYGNVVSSAKVTNLSTLKVNINKQKKDAFQILKPELEVDPEKNPHFDARMGIDANKLLRPKRSNFLFVEEGKWSKDAEIIKLKSQFGEAKAKELKVKQAQLARAKAEPDINPNLIEISERIIIKEKQKEIIPDTEWWDQPFLKQKGTYGEIISGHLTEDGLELGKIMIYVEHPRPIEPPAERPPPPPQPLKLTKKEQKKLRTQRRIAREKEKQEMIRQGMVEPPKAKVKMSNLMKVLGSEATQDPTRLEMEIRSAAAEREQAHKDRNIARKLTPDERREKKERKLYDDLSVETLVSVYRIGNLSHPQARFKVDKNAQENRLSGCAVITDGISVVVVEGGSKSIKRYGKLMLRRVDWATLVENNGDDEEMEDSNNNNSNNNKEVNKCVLVWQGSVARASFHRFSVHQCRTDSAARKIFADAGIPHYWDLSVNFKDEDL, encoded by the exons ATGGATACCAAGTCGAGCCGTAAATCGAGAGATGATCGTGATAGAGAGAAAGATTTCTCCGAAGATCGCGATCGAGACCATAAGCACAGGTCCAGTAGGCACAAATCATTCAAAGATGACAACGATGATAAAGAAAGGCACCGTTCAAAGTACGACAAGCACCGCGACGACGATGGCGGCGGTGACCGCCGAAGGACCCGAGAGCATTCTTCAGAGCGTGAGAGATTTCGTGATGGGAAGATGGATATGGAAGATAACAGGGAGAGGCAATCCGATCGTCGCGATAAGCGCGAAAGATCTCATGAACCTAGGAACGATCGAGGAAAGCGTGAGAAGTCTTACGAGAAGGATAATAAGTCAGATCGGGATAAACGTGAGAAATCGTATGAGAGAGAAGGGAGTAGGGATAGGGTTTACAAGGAGGAATTGGTTGTTGATAGGCGACACTCCAAGCGGAAGGATAGGAATGAAAACGAGAGTTCAGCTGATTTTAATGAGAAGAGAGTTAAGATCTCTGATGAAGGGAAGGATAGAAAAGAGAAGAGACGGTTTGCAGACAGGGATGATGATGGTGGGAATGAATCAAATGGATTGGAAAGGAAAGAAgtgaagaaaattgaggatgGTGTAGACTCTGAATCCAAGCCTATCGAgcagaaaaaagaaagaaggaaatTCGGGGAGAGAGTTGAGAAAAAAGAGATAGATGGTGAAGAATATGATAATCATGCTTTCAATGAGAAAACAGTGAAACAAGAATTTTCACCTGCTACTACTGATCGAACAGCCTCAAATGGGAGTGGCTCAATAGCCAAA GACATTGAAACGAGAAATTTACCTGGAACACTTAATTCATCTCCTACCAAGGTATCTTCAATTTCTACCACAAATGAAAGTAAGGGCGTTAGTGTTACCCGCTCTCATGAGGTTCATGGAAAATCTAGTACAGATGGGACATCAACAGCTAGGAAAGGTGGAAACTTCTCTCTTGATGCTTTAGCAAAAGCAAAGAGAGCTTTACAAATGCAAAAAGAGTTAGCGGAGAAGCTAAAGAAACTTCCACTG GCAAGTAAAACTATTGGCCAAAAGGCAGGGTTGAAAGAAGAGACTAAGAACTCAACTGATTCTGGAATATTTCCAGCATCAGCGGATTCTACTACTGCTGTCCATTCTGTGAGCTTACCTTCTGGTGGCATGACTCCTTTTGTTGGGCTTACAGCTCCGAAAGTGGAAGCAGTAAAACGTGCTCAAGAACTTGCTGCAAAGATGGGATTCAGACAAGACCCGCAGTTTGCTCCTCTCATAAACATGTTTCCTGGACAGCAGATGCCTGCAGAAGTTACATTTCAACCAAAGCCTGCTAAAGCCCCTGTTCTTCGTCTAGATGCTCTAGGTAGGGAAGTAGATGAGTATGGGAATGTGGTAAGCTCAGCCAAAGTAACTAACTTGAGCACCTTAAAG GTCAATATCAACAAGCAGAAGAAAGATGCATTTCAGATACTCAAACCAGAACTAGAAGTAGATCCAGAGAAAAATCCTCATTTTGATGCGAGGATGGGTATTGATGCAAATAAGCTTTTAAGGCCCAAGAGGAGCAATTTTCTGTTTGTGGAGGAAGGCAAGTGGTCAAAAGATGCtgagataataaaattaaag AGTCAATTTGGTGAAGCGAAAGCCAAAGAGCTAAAGGTTAAACAAGCACAACTGGCAAGGGCGAAGGCCGAACCTGATATAAATCCAAATTTAATAGAGATTTCTGAGAGAATCATCATAAAAGAGAAACAGAAGGAAATAATTCCAGATACTGAATGGTG GGATCAACCTTTCTTGAAGCAGAAGGGTACATATGGTGAGATAATATCAGGTCACTTAACCGAAGATGGACTAGAATTAGGGAAGATAATGATCTACGTGGAACACCCACGACCCATAGAACCCCCAGCCGAGCGTCCCCCACCGCCACCTCAACCCCTAAAACTGACGAAGAAAGAGCAAAAGAAACTCCGCACACAGAGGCGTATTGCCAGAGAGAAGGAAAAGCAGGAGATGATCAGGCAAGGCATGGTAGAACCGCCAAAAGCAAAAGTAAAAATGAGTAATCTGATGAAAGTCCTAGGTTCAGAAGCTACCCAGGATCCCACCAGGCTCGAAATGGAGATCAGAAGTGCAGCAGCGGAGAGGGAACAAGCTCACAAAGACAGAAACATCGCTCGGAAGCTGACTCCGGACGAGCGTCGCGAAAAGAAGGAGAGGAAGTTGTATGACGATCTTTCTGTGGAGACATTGGTTTCTGTTTATAGGATTGGGAATCTTTCGCACCCGCAGGCTAGGTTTAAAGTGGACAAGAATGCTCAGGAGAATCGGTTGAGCGGCTGTGCTGTGATTACTGATGGGATCAGTGTTGTTGTGGTGGAAGGGGGGAGTAAGTCGATAAAGAGGTATGGAAAGCTGATGCTAAGGCGGGTTGATTGGGCTACCCTTGTGGAGAATAATGGAGATGATGAGGAAATGGaagatagtaataataataatagtaacaaCAATAAAGAGGTGAATAAGTGTGTTCTGGTTTGGCAGGGAAGTGTGGCTAGGGCTAGCTTTCACAGGTTTTCGGTTCATCAGTGTAGAACTGACAGTGCTGCCCGAAAGATATTTGCCGATGCTGGGATTCCTCATTATTGGGATCTATCTGTCAACTTCAAAGACgaagatctttaa
- the LOC124937550 gene encoding protein RDM16 isoform X2 yields the protein MQKELAEKLKKLPLASKTIGQKAGLKEETKNSTDSGIFPASADSTTAVHSVSLPSGGMTPFVGLTAPKVEAVKRAQELAAKMGFRQDPQFAPLINMFPGQQMPAEVTFQPKPAKAPVLRLDALGREVDEYGNVVSSAKVTNLSTLKVNINKQKKDAFQILKPELEVDPEKNPHFDARMGIDANKLLRPKRSNFLFVEEGKWSKDAEIIKLKSQFGEAKAKELKVKQAQLARAKAEPDINPNLIEISERIIIKEKQKEIIPDTEWWDQPFLKQKGTYGEIISGHLTEDGLELGKIMIYVEHPRPIEPPAERPPPPPQPLKLTKKEQKKLRTQRRIAREKEKQEMIRQGMVEPPKAKVKMSNLMKVLGSEATQDPTRLEMEIRSAAAEREQAHKDRNIARKLTPDERREKKERKLYDDLSVETLVSVYRIGNLSHPQARFKVDKNAQENRLSGCAVITDGISVVVVEGGSKSIKRYGKLMLRRVDWATLVENNGDDEEMEDSNNNNSNNNKEVNKCVLVWQGSVARASFHRFSVHQCRTDSAARKIFADAGIPHYWDLSVNFKDEDL from the exons ATGCAAAAAGAGTTAGCGGAGAAGCTAAAGAAACTTCCACTG GCAAGTAAAACTATTGGCCAAAAGGCAGGGTTGAAAGAAGAGACTAAGAACTCAACTGATTCTGGAATATTTCCAGCATCAGCGGATTCTACTACTGCTGTCCATTCTGTGAGCTTACCTTCTGGTGGCATGACTCCTTTTGTTGGGCTTACAGCTCCGAAAGTGGAAGCAGTAAAACGTGCTCAAGAACTTGCTGCAAAGATGGGATTCAGACAAGACCCGCAGTTTGCTCCTCTCATAAACATGTTTCCTGGACAGCAGATGCCTGCAGAAGTTACATTTCAACCAAAGCCTGCTAAAGCCCCTGTTCTTCGTCTAGATGCTCTAGGTAGGGAAGTAGATGAGTATGGGAATGTGGTAAGCTCAGCCAAAGTAACTAACTTGAGCACCTTAAAG GTCAATATCAACAAGCAGAAGAAAGATGCATTTCAGATACTCAAACCAGAACTAGAAGTAGATCCAGAGAAAAATCCTCATTTTGATGCGAGGATGGGTATTGATGCAAATAAGCTTTTAAGGCCCAAGAGGAGCAATTTTCTGTTTGTGGAGGAAGGCAAGTGGTCAAAAGATGCtgagataataaaattaaag AGTCAATTTGGTGAAGCGAAAGCCAAAGAGCTAAAGGTTAAACAAGCACAACTGGCAAGGGCGAAGGCCGAACCTGATATAAATCCAAATTTAATAGAGATTTCTGAGAGAATCATCATAAAAGAGAAACAGAAGGAAATAATTCCAGATACTGAATGGTG GGATCAACCTTTCTTGAAGCAGAAGGGTACATATGGTGAGATAATATCAGGTCACTTAACCGAAGATGGACTAGAATTAGGGAAGATAATGATCTACGTGGAACACCCACGACCCATAGAACCCCCAGCCGAGCGTCCCCCACCGCCACCTCAACCCCTAAAACTGACGAAGAAAGAGCAAAAGAAACTCCGCACACAGAGGCGTATTGCCAGAGAGAAGGAAAAGCAGGAGATGATCAGGCAAGGCATGGTAGAACCGCCAAAAGCAAAAGTAAAAATGAGTAATCTGATGAAAGTCCTAGGTTCAGAAGCTACCCAGGATCCCACCAGGCTCGAAATGGAGATCAGAAGTGCAGCAGCGGAGAGGGAACAAGCTCACAAAGACAGAAACATCGCTCGGAAGCTGACTCCGGACGAGCGTCGCGAAAAGAAGGAGAGGAAGTTGTATGACGATCTTTCTGTGGAGACATTGGTTTCTGTTTATAGGATTGGGAATCTTTCGCACCCGCAGGCTAGGTTTAAAGTGGACAAGAATGCTCAGGAGAATCGGTTGAGCGGCTGTGCTGTGATTACTGATGGGATCAGTGTTGTTGTGGTGGAAGGGGGGAGTAAGTCGATAAAGAGGTATGGAAAGCTGATGCTAAGGCGGGTTGATTGGGCTACCCTTGTGGAGAATAATGGAGATGATGAGGAAATGGaagatagtaataataataatagtaacaaCAATAAAGAGGTGAATAAGTGTGTTCTGGTTTGGCAGGGAAGTGTGGCTAGGGCTAGCTTTCACAGGTTTTCGGTTCATCAGTGTAGAACTGACAGTGCTGCCCGAAAGATATTTGCCGATGCTGGGATTCCTCATTATTGGGATCTATCTGTCAACTTCAAAGACgaagatctttaa
- the LOC124938539 gene encoding protein TONNEAU 1a-like: MDEYTREMMDLKTLVTRTLEKKGVLAKIRAELRASVFEAIEEEDRAIEKDDGLPAALLGSCNDRAKRLHATAPGSLLTALVCEYLDWAQLNHTLKVYLPECNLQKDSWKSELKDFSSKNGYDLNKTGDSPLLLDVLEGFLKYEDSQNLSQSRGAGRRLAINENEPASNLESRNTRRPTSSSVVGGLPPLGRSIPASHASDRRAGSSTSGYRKDEYNWRYENDESPDDVIRASADMENLQLGRKAKNLTSSWRYGGDGIADDDGRGG, translated from the exons ATGGATGAGTATACGCGAGAAATGATGGACCTTAAGACCCTCGTTACGCGAACCCTAGAGAAGAAGGGCGTTCTCGCCAAGATCCGA GCTGAGTTGAGAGCAAGTGTTTTTGAGGCAATTGAGGAAGAAGATAGGGCAATAGAGAAAGATGATGGCTTACCCGCTGCACTATTGGGAAGCTGCAATGATCGTGCAAAGCGACTTCATGCTACCGCACCAG GAAGCTTGCTAACTGCTTTGGTTTGTGAATATTTAGACTGGGCACAACTTAACCATACATTAAAGGTTTACTTGCCAGAGTGTAATTTG CAAAAAGATTCCTGGAAATCCGAGTTGAAAGACTTTAGCAGCAAGAATGGTTATGATCTTAACAAGACTGGTGATAGTCCTTTGCTTTTGGACGTCCTCGAAGGATTTTTGAAGTATGAG GATTCACAGAACTTATCCCAATCAAGAGGAGCTGGGAGGAGACTAGCTATTAACGAAAATGAACCAGCATCTAATTTAGAATCAAGAAACACTAGAAGACCAACGTCATCATCAGTTGTTGGTGGTTTGCCTCCTCTTGGAAG GTCCATCCCTGCTTCCCATGCATCTG ATAGGAGAGCAGGTTCGTCTACATCAGGTTACAGGAAAGACGAGTATAATTGGCGATACGAGAATGACGAGTCGCCAGATGATGTAATTCGTGCATCGGCTGATATGGAGAACCTTCAATTGGGTAGAAAAGCCAAGAATTTAACATCTTCTTGGAG GTATGGAGGGGATGGAATCGCAGACGATGATGGGAGGGGTGGCTGA
- the LOC124940026 gene encoding uncharacterized protein LOC124940026: protein MGFSSSAASWKAMNIYRNLLKAVRKHVGKEDYKRHFTEFVTQEFRKSSSISDHSVIKQKLKLARDYTLHLNSLHYHKELLYSYNVAIDRSDEMKKVLGKSAASVGLQLPEVYQP from the exons ATGGGTTTTTCTTCTTCTGCCGCATCTTGGAAAGCTATGAATATCTATCGTAATCTTTTGAAAGCTGTGAGGAAGCATGTAGGCAAAGAGGATTACAAGCGTCATTTCACCGAATTTGTAACTCAGGAATTTCGAAAGAGTAGCAGCATTTCAGATCACTCTGTAATCAAGCAAAAATTGAAGCTTGCTCGTGACTACACCTTGCATTTGAACAGCCTTCATTACCATAAG GAATTGCTGTACTCTTACAATGTTGCAATCGATAGATCAGATGAAATGAAAAAAGTATTGGGAAAATCTGCTGCAAGTGTGGGGCTTCAACTGCCAGAAGTGTATCAGCCTTGA